In Theileria annulata chromosome 3, complete sequence, *** SEQUENCING IN PROGRESS ***, the sequence ACAGTCAAGATTATATCAAACAcattatacaaattatttaaataaaatagatgtaaaatattattgaaCTTCGTTTAAATAATCTTCTATCATTTCGGGTGGTAGgattttaaactttttatCAGGTCCCACTACTCCAATTTCGATATTTTCCGAGGTTAACTCTCCTTCAAAGCCTTCCTTTAGAGTTAAAATTGCAATGTGGATTGCATCTTCTAGTTCCATTTCTGGGTTATATCTCTTCTCCAGAAATGTGTTGTTATTTTGCATTCTACTCCCAATTGCAGTAGCCTTCCAACCAAAAAAGGCACCTGATGGGTCTATTTGATACAACTGTGGTCCATCATCATCATATCTATATCCaattatacacataattagataaataactgtataaataaataaatagtattagtaaaGTTGGATACGATGCAAGTAAGAGTGAGATTCCAAAGGGTCGAACTCCGCCTGAGTGTGTAAATTCCTGCATAATTGATGCTACGTCTTTCACAAGTTGTGAACCGGGAATATCATCACCATATATAGCCTTATACTTCATAGCctacaatattatataccttgaatatataattattactgagtttaaattttatacctCTTTTCTACccttttttaaaacaactCTAAAATCTGCAGGCATTCCAGCAGCCACTGCTCCGATATGATCTGCGAAAAGGTCAATTTTGTTAAGTGAATCGCTTTCAATTAATGTGGAAGGCTGTTTCTTTTCAGCGGCTATTACAACACCATTAGTTGCCTTGATTCctgaaataaattaataaatcatattaaaatttgtgatattatataaatttggtCAAAGTTAAATCTTTTGAGTAAAATAAagtattaatttcaaaCCAAGAGTTGGAGCACCCTTAGCAACACCATTCAAGGCATATTCTATCTGAACAAGTTTGCCAGATGGGCTAAAAGTAGTTAGAGAAAAACTATACTCGCCATCGTCTGCCataataattgttaatGTGTTGTAATCATTTGTGGTGATCACCAACACATTTTACAATCAactttttttatttaaaaaaatttacattaattaaaattgataaaaattttcaaataatattcaatttaaattaattgtttaaagttaattgtttaatttttttattccTATTATCTGTTCGTAATATTCTATGGCTTTCATATATGTTTCTTGTTTTTCAGGAAAGAATATTGAAAGCTCAACAAATTTGGCTTTGATTGGCATTGGTCTCTTGTCTATAGTTTCAACCCATTTTGAGAACACTTTTGGATCAATTTGCTCCAAATTGTTGACAAAGGAACCTCCAATTACCCATAAATGCCTTTTTATCTTACTACCTTTTATTCTTCTTGTGAATATTTCACTAAACTGACTACTAGCTTCACCCATTTTTTCAGCCTTGATGTTCTTATTTTCATAGTCCTTTGTCTGTAAATGGATATTTACCACTGATTCcatgttaataaatttccCTCCTAAATTAATCATTACCAAATGTTTAAACCTGTCATAGCATAAGTTGTCATATGAGTTCCATACgatttgaataatttaatccAAATTCTTAGTTTTTCACAGGATTCCACTTCAGATATAAATACATCAATTGGACATTCTGAACTGGTCTCAATAGTATTTGGTAACTTGTCTACCAACTCCACAAAATCATTATTCAATTcactaaatttattcaattcactaaattaattcaattaactaaaattttatttaaataattgattaGAAACCCTTTAAATGGTATGATTAATCCACTTTCATAAAGACTACAATAAcatttaacaattttgaACTTGTTTTTATGGAATGTGATGTCATTTAAACCTAAACCTTTAGCATTACGATTCCATATCTCTTCACTAAATGGATTATCTAGACTGAAATCATCAAACAGTTCCCTCACCAAATCACTGCCTTTTTCAATATCTCTAGGCTATAATATTAccataatattaaatactTCATAATTTTGTGAACAGTTATTTGATTTTCTAACCCAAACTCCATTATTTCTCttgattattatattaccaAATTCTTTGGTAATGTACGGCTGGACAATAATGGGTAATCTGAACCCCAAAGTATTCAAATCATTAAAACTTTCAAGTGGATTCCCTTCAACTAAATCAAAACCAAATCCAACATGACctataaatatacaaatgtataattaaatactgtttaaataatcattTTCACGGGTATTATTTTCTGATATTACACATAAACAACCTATAGAgatatataatatgaataaattaatatacatcACGTATAAGAATTAGGTaataagtttaaattttttgatTTATCATAAGGGTCATTTAGGATCATTTAGAATGATATGAGtctaatataaaatattatttttataaatataaacaaatcaaatattaatttatttcatcaaatattattataatatatattataaatttatatattctaatatattataaatttgtatattataaattaatatattgtgAATGTGTATGATGTTATATTAgtgaataatttttataacattctaaatgtgtattataaatttattttatataataaaatttggttaaatgtagttttataatttggtTTGATATGGAATTAATCTGTAATATAGTTTTTGGAATTGTTAGAAGATTCTTAATTAAGGATCATGAAATTACCTTTTCTTTTAAACTCAGTTTCACGTTGTGTGAGTTTAAAGGAAGTAGAAAGTGTTTTTAGTagatttttaaaagtttTACCAACATTAGATGGAAATACAACATCACATTGCCTGAATATTTTGGCAAAGAAGGAAATAAATCAGCCGAAATTCTTATGGCTTAAGACTGCCGAGATTCTAACTGAGTCGGAAGATAAATCTAATCCTAACTCAATACTCTCAAAGTTCCAAGTCAAGGATGTTTGTATCATATTAAATGCCTTTGCGAAGGTTAATTTCctgaatttaaaactaataGAATCAGGAAcaagtataataattagaCAAATTAGGAATATACACACTAGAGATCTCTGCAACGTAATTCATTCATTAGGGAAACTAAACCAGGT encodes:
- a CDS encoding proteasome subunit alpha type 2, putative, with protein sequence MADDGEYSFSLTTFSPSGKLVQIEYALNGVAKGAPTLGIKATNGVVIAAEKKQPSTLIESDSLNKIDLFADHIGAVAAGMPADFRVVLKKGRKEAMKYKAIYGDDIPGSQLVKDVASIMQEFTHSGGVRPFGISLLLASYDDDGPQLYQIDPSGAFFGWKATAIGSRMQNNNTFLEKRYNPEMELEDAIHIAILTLKEGFEGELTSENIEIGVVGPDKKFKILPPEMIEDYLNEVQ
- a CDS encoding uncharacterized protein (hit (7.79e-01) to MACPF domain), whose amino-acid sequence is MYINLFILYISIGCLCVISENNTRENDYLNSHVGFGFDLVEGNPLESFNDLNTLGFRLPIIVQPYITKEFGNIIIKRNNGVWVRKSNNCSQNYEPRDIEKGSDLVRELFDDFSLDNPFSEEIWNRNAKGLGLNDITFHKNNLYESGLIIPFKGELNKFSELNNDFVELVDKLPNTIETSSECPIDVFISEVESCEKLRIWIKLFKSYGTHMTTYAMTGGKFINMESVVNIHLQTKDYENKNIKAEKMGEASSQFSEIFTRRIKGSKIKRHLWVIGGSFVNNLEQIDPKVFSKWVETIDKRPMPIKAKFVELSIFFPEKQETYMKAIEYYEQIIGIKKLNN